In Tenebrio molitor chromosome 8, icTenMoli1.1, whole genome shotgun sequence, a genomic segment contains:
- the LOC138137042 gene encoding probable cytochrome P450 28a5 yields the protein MILPALIVLVVGVVYYLVRLKYHYWKKLGVIGPKPKFLVGNLGGCFLLKTSPGELYTNIYNEYRHTSIVGLYRAFTPILLVRDPELIKEVTIKSFSHFRDNDIDIDQKVDPMFGKNPFSLKGDEWKVVRAQLTPCFTSGKMKGLYPYLEENSAQLVRFVQSRPEATNGNGYEAKELATRFTLNNVGDCVFGIKAKCFEEENSEFRRLARDFLSPGSWPIFIFFVATILPAVTKIFPIRFVTKNIEKKITDIVTETLKYREENNIVRNDFLQILSQLKKTSKEYDFTDIDVTAHAAGFFGDGYETSSVVMSFILYQLSANPEAQSKLREEVNKVFEENGNKLPYEILQALPYLDAVVNETLRINPPAYSLQKRCTEAFTYTPSETNRSVVIEKDTPIILPLFGLQNDPEYFESPESFRPERFIGDNKEKIMKCTFLPFGEGPRACLGQRFGLLQIKVGLSYIVKNFELSVNNKTKLPLKYDPTNILITPIGGLWIDFKKIT from the exons ATGATACTCCCAGCTCTGATTGTTTTGGTAGTTGGTGTCGTCTACTACCTGGTCCGGTTGAAGTACCATTACTGGAAGAAACTGGGAGTGATTGGACCCAAACCAAAATTTTTGGTGGGAAACTTGGGGGGATGCTTTTTACTCAAGACTTCGCCGGGAGAACTGTACACCAACATCTACAA TGAATATCGCCACACCTCAATCGTGGGtttgtatcgcgcgttcaccccgatcCTGCTGGTGCGCGACCCCGAACTGATCAAAGAGGTGACGATCAAATCCTTCAGCCACTTCCGCGACAACGATATCGACATCGACCAGAAGGTCGACCCGATGTTTGGTAAGAATCCGTTTAGCCTGAAAGGTGACGAATGGAAAGTGGTGAGAGCTCAACTGACTCCGTGTTTCACGAGCGGCAAG atGAAGGGGCTGTACCCGTACCTAGAAGAGAACAGCGCTCAGCTGGTACGATTTGTGCAGAGTCGACCAGAAGCGACCAACGGGAATGGTTACGAAGCCAAGGAGTTGGCAACCAGGTTCACTTTGAATAACGTGGGGGATTGCGTTTTTGGCATCAAGGCGAAATGCtttgaagaagaaaatagCGAGTTTAGGCGACTGGCTCGAGACTTCCTCTCACCTGGAAGTTggccaatttttattttctttgtggCCACTATATTGCCAGCGGTGAcgaaaatatttccaattaGGTTTGTAACGAAAAACATTGAGAAGAAAATCACTGATATTGTGACCGAGACTCTGAAGTACCGCGAGGAGAATAATATCGTCCGGAACGACTTCCTCCAAATCCTGAGCCAACTGAAGAAGACTTCCAAAGAGTACGACTTTACGGATATTGACGTGACAGCTCACGCTGCGGGATTTTTCGGTGACGGTTACGAAACCAGTTCCGTCGTGATGAGTTTTATACTGTACCAACTGAGCGCTAATCCTGAAGCTCAGTCCAAATTGAGAGAAGAAGTCAACAAGgtgtttgaagaaaatggtAACAAGTTACCGTACGAAATCCTCCAAGCTTTGCCCTACCTAGACGCAGTTGTTAATG AAACATTGAGGATTAATCCCCCGGCGTACTCGttgcaaaaaagatgcactGAAGCTTTCACTTACACTCCAAGCGAAACAAATCGATCAGTGGTGATTGAAAAAGACACTCCTATTATTTTGCCACTTTTCGGGCTCCAAAACGACCCTGAGTATTTTGAGAGTCCTGAATCCTTCAGACCTGAGAGGTTTATAGGAgacaataaagaaaaaataatgaaatgcaCGTTTTTGCCTTTCGGTGAAGGACCTAGAGCTTGCCTAG GTCAAAGGTTTGGACTCTTGCAAATCAAAGTTGGTTTGAGTTATATcgtaaaaaattttgaactgTCAGTGAATAACAAAACGAAGCTGCCCCTCAAGTATGACCCGACCAATATTCTGATCACCCCAATTGGAGGATTGTGGatcgattttaaaaaaattacataa
- the LOC138136933 gene encoding cytochrome P450 6k1-like, giving the protein MLLLMLIILAISIVYYFVHLKYQYWTKRGVVGPRPKFFVGNLGGCLLLKTSPGDLYSNIYKEYHHKSIVGLYRSFTPMLLIRDPELIKEVTTKSFSHFHDNDIDIDKDANLIFAKNPFTLKGEEWKVVRAQLTPCFTSGKMKWLYPYLEENSAQLVQFVQSLPEATNGKGYEAKELATRFTLNNVGDCVFGVKAKCFEEENSEFRQLAREFLTPGSWSILAIFVATIFPVVMKIFPIRFASKAVENKLLEIVSDTLSYREGKKIIRNDFLHILSQLKKTSKDYEFTDVDVTAHAAGFFADGYETSSIVMSFVLFELSVNPEAQSKLREEINKAFEENDHKLPYEVLKALPYLDGVINETLRIHPPALSLQKLCTEAFTYTPKETNRSMVIEKDTPIILPVSGLHKDPQYFESPESFKPERFVGENKETIKKGTFLPFGEGPRACLGQRFGLLQIKVGVSYVVNNFELSVNKRTKLPLQYDPTYFLTSPIGGMWIDYKKIR; this is encoded by the exons ATGTTACTATTAATGCTGATAATTTTAGCTATTTCTATTGTTTACTATTTTGTCCACTTAAAATACCAATATTGGACAAAACGTGGAGTGGTTGGACCAAGACCAAAATTTTTCGTGGGGAATTTGGGAGGATGCTTGCTATTGAAAACCTCACCGGGAGATTTGTACAGCAACATTTACAa GGAATACCACCACAAGTCCATTGTGGGCTTGTACCGTTCCTTCACTCCAATGCTTCTGATCCGCGACCCAGAACTGATCAAAGAGGTGACCACCAAGTCATTCAGCCATTTTCACGATAACGATATCGATATCGATAAGGACGCCAATCtaatttttgccaaaaatcCTTTCACTCTCAAAGGTGAAGAATGGAAAGTTGTTAGAGCTCAGTTGACCCCTTGTTTCACGAGCGGAAAG aTGAAGTGGTTGTACCCGTACTTAGAGGAGAACAGTGCGCAGTTGGTACAATTTGTCCAGAGTCTACCAGAGGCGACCAATGGTAAAGGTTACGAAGCTAAAGAGTTGGCAACTAGATTCACTCTGAATAACGTGGGGGATTGTGTTTTTGGCGTCAAAGCGAAATGCTTCGAAGAAGAAAATAGCGAGTTTAGACAGCTCGCTAGAGAGTTCCTCACTCCTGGGAGTTGGTCCATCCTTGCTATATTTGTAGCAACCATATTTCCAGTAGtgatgaaaatatttccaattaG aTTTGCTTCAAAAGCAGTGGAAAACAAACTCTTAGAGATTGTGTCTGACACTCTTAGCTACCGCGAAGGCAAAAAAATAATCCGGAACGACTTCCTGCACATCTTGAGCCAACTGAAGAAGACTTCCAAAGACTACGAGTTCACAGATGTCGATGTGACAGCTCACGCGGCAGGGTTTTTTGCCGACGGTTACGAAACCAGTTCTATAGTGATGAGTTTTGTGTTATTTGAACTGAGCGTCAATCCTGAAGCTCAGTCCAAACTGAGAGAAGAAATCAACAAAgcttttgaagaaaatgatcACAAGCTACCTTATGAAGTCTTGAAAGCTTTACCATATCTAGACGGAGTTATCAATG AGACATTAAGGATTCATCCTCCTGCGTTGTCGTTGCAAAAATTGTGCACTGAAGCTTTCACTTACACCCCAAAAGAGACAAATCGATCGATGGTGATCGAGAAAGACACTCCAATTATTCTTCCAGTTTCTGGACTCCACAAGGATCCTCAGTATTTTGAGAGTCCTGAATCCTTCAAACCTGAGAGATTTGTGGGAGAGAACAAGGAAACAATCAAAAAGGGCACTTTCTTGCCTTTTGGTGAAGGACCTAGAGCTTGCTTAG GTCAAAGGTTTGGACTCTTGCAAATCAAAGTTGGTGTGAGTTACGTCGTGAACAATTTTGAACTATCAGTGAACAAAAGGACAAAGTTGCCGCTTCAATACGACCCCACTTACTTTCTGACTAGTCCCATTGGAGGGATGTGGatagattataaaaaaattagataa